The DNA segment TGGTGCGCCGGCATGGCGAGGTCCATGCCTATGAGAACCGCTGTCCGCATCGCGGCATCCCGCTGGAGTGGATGCCGGACCAGTTTCTCGACCACAGCGGCAGCCTGATCCAGTGCGCCACCCACGGCGCACTCTTTCTCATCGAATCCGGTGAATGCGTGACTGGCCCCTGCGTCGGCGATGCCTTGCAACCCGTGGGCTGCAAGGAAGATGTCGAGGGGATCTGGCTGCTGGGAGGCGCCTGAGCGTCAGAGTCTGACATCGAGGCGACGACAGACGCGGACCTCTTCCGGCCTCAGCTCAACCCCATAGGCCAGCACTTCGACACCGGCAGCAACGGCCTCACGCAGGGCCGCCGCATAGGCCGGATCGATTTCCTCGGCCGGACGCACGACCTCGATACCTGACAGGTTCACGCAGTAAAGCTGCACGGCGCGCACGCCATCACGGGCCAATGCGGCCAGCTCGCGCAAGTGCTTGCTACCACGCTGGGTGACGGCGTCGGGAAAGGCAGCGACGGGCGTGCCGTCGAACCCGAGGGTGACGCTCTTGACTTCGATGAAGGCCGGGCCGGCAGGAAATTCCAGACGGAAGTCGGCACGGCTGTTCTCCAGTCCATAAGCCACTTCACGCTTGAGGGCGCTGAAACCGGCCAGCTCACGGATGACGCCCGCCTGCAGCGCCTCTTCCACCAGCGCATTGGCGCGGGCGGTGTTCACGCACGCCAGCCGGCCCTGCGGGGTCTCGGCAATCTCCCAGGTACCGGGCAACTTGCGCTTGGGATCGTTGGAGCGGCTGAACCAGACCCGACAGCCTTCGCTCATGCAATTGAGCATCGAGCCCGTATTGGGGCAGTGAATCGTCAGCTGTTCGCCCGATGCCGTCTCGATATCAGCAAGGAACCGCTTGTAACGCCGGAGGAGCCTGCCCTCTTCCAGCGTCGGGACGAACCTCATTGCACCGCCCAGGTTTTCAGGCCACGGGCCAGACGCTGCACGGCTTCTTCGAGGCGCGGCAGGCTCTGTGTATAGGCGAAGCGCACGTGCTGCCCGGCCAGATGTCGGCCGAAGTCCAGTCCAGGAGTAAAGGCCAGGTACTC comes from the Pseudomonas sp. TCU-HL1 genome and includes:
- the sfsA gene encoding DNA/RNA nuclease SfsA, whose translation is MRFVPTLEEGRLLRRYKRFLADIETASGEQLTIHCPNTGSMLNCMSEGCRVWFSRSNDPKRKLPGTWEIAETPQGRLACVNTARANALVEEALQAGVIRELAGFSALKREVAYGLENSRADFRLEFPAGPAFIEVKSVTLGFDGTPVAAFPDAVTQRGSKHLRELAALARDGVRAVQLYCVNLSGIEVVRPAEEIDPAYAAALREAVAAGVEVLAYGVELRPEEVRVCRRLDVRL
- a CDS encoding Rieske (2Fe-2S) protein, whose amino-acid sequence is MILLCRPFELAEGQSRGFVVDGLKLLLVRRHGEVHAYENRCPHRGIPLEWMPDQFLDHSGSLIQCATHGALFLIESGECVTGPCVGDALQPVGCKEDVEGIWLLGGA